TACTATGGGACGCGCATTTGAATACCGAAAAGCCAGTAAATTAAAACGTTGGGGAATGATGGCGAAGGTCTTCACCCGTATCGGTAAAGACATCGTAATGGCCGTAAAATCCGGAGGCTCTGATCCGCAGAACAACTCCCGTTTGCGGGCCATTATCCAAAATGCCAAGGCCGCCAACATGCCCAAAGAAAACGTAGAACGGGCCATCAAGCGGGCAATATCCAAAGATCAGGAAGATTACAAAGAGATCGTATACGAAGGGAAAGGTCCGCACGGAATCGCCATTCTGATCGAGGCTACAACCGATAACACCAATCGTACCGTGGCCAACGTGCGCAGTTATTTCAATAAATTGGGCGGCACCCTGGGCACGTCCGGTATGCTGGATTATTTGTTTGACCGCAAATGCCTATTCAAGATCGCCAACGAAGGCATTGACCTGGAGGAACTGGAATTTGAACTCATTGACCTGGGCGGCGACGAGGTGTTTTTGGACGATGAAACCAACGAAATCAATATCTACGGCGAATTCTCCGCTTTCGGGGCTATCCAGAAGTTTCTGGAAGAAAAAGGCTACGAACTGAAAGGCGCGGAATTTACGCGTATTCCGACGGAATTGAAGGAACTGACCGAAGAGCAAATTGCCGAAGTGGACAAACTCATTGAGCGTCTGGAAGAAGACGATGACGTGCAGAATGTCTATACCAATATGAAGTAAAAAGGCTGTGCAGCAGGGTTCTCAAACCCTGCTGCACAGTATCACCACCTTCAAGCCCAACAGAGGCTTCAGCACCGAAAATCTTCTATTCCAACTCTGCCTTTATTGATTGAATATATGTGAGTATTCCTTCAAAGTCTTCGGCTCGGAATCCTTTAAAATTTCCCTGATGTTTAAACCACGTGATCTGCCGTTTGGCATATCGTCGGGAGTTACGTTTCAGGAGACGAACCATTTCTTCGTACGCATATTGACCGTCCAAATACTCAAATACTTCTTTGTACCCCACCGTTTGAAGAGCATTGTGCGAACGATACGCTGCCAGCGACCGAGCTTCTTCTACAAGCCCGGCGGCAAGCATGGCATCCATGCGAAGGTCAATACGGCGGTATAATTCATCGCGATCACGTTCCAGAACGATCTGTAAAATTCGGAAAGGGCGTTGCGCGGGTTGGTGTTCCCGAAAGGAAGAATACGGTTTTCCCGTCAACAGACACACTTCCAGCGCCCGCACCACGCGCTGGGTATTTTGGAGATCATTGGCAGCGCAATAAACGGGATCCAGGGCCTGCAACTGCGTTTGGAGCGCCGGCAGGCCTTCTGCTTCCAGACGATGCATGAGCCC
Above is a window of Runella slithyformis DSM 19594 DNA encoding:
- a CDS encoding YebC/PmpR family DNA-binding transcriptional regulator codes for the protein MGRAFEYRKASKLKRWGMMAKVFTRIGKDIVMAVKSGGSDPQNNSRLRAIIQNAKAANMPKENVERAIKRAISKDQEDYKEIVYEGKGPHGIAILIEATTDNTNRTVANVRSYFNKLGGTLGTSGMLDYLFDRKCLFKIANEGIDLEELEFELIDLGGDEVFLDDETNEINIYGEFSAFGAIQKFLEEKGYELKGAEFTRIPTELKELTEEQIAEVDKLIERLEEDDDVQNVYTNMK
- the miaA gene encoding tRNA (adenosine(37)-N6)-dimethylallyltransferase MiaA; its protein translation is MQKLLIVIAGPTAVGKTELCVRLAQILNTEVLSADSRQFYRELTIGTAKPTEEELRGVPHHFINSHSIAVLYSAGAFERDALATLERLFELHDTVILTGGSGLYIKAVCEGLDDLPETPPELRAGLMHRLEAEGLPALQTQLQALDPVYCAANDLQNTQRVVRALEVCLLTGKPYSSFREHQPAQRPFRILQIVLERDRDELYRRIDLRMDAMLAAGLVEEARSLAAYRSHNALQTVGYKEVFEYLDGQYAYEEMVRLLKRNSRRYAKRQITWFKHQGNFKGFRAEDFEGILTYIQSIKAELE